The stretch of DNA GCAGGTCGCAGGCAATCACCACCCACTGCCGCTGCAGCGCCCACTCGATCACATGCCGGTACAAGCCCATGTGATCGTAGAAACCGTGCAACAGAAACAAGGTCGCCACCGGCTGCTCGGGCCACCAGACCTGGCCAACCACCTCAAAACCATCGACCGCGAAACGCCCCAGTCCACGCTTGACCGGCAGATCCAGCCCATAGAAACGCTGATAGGCCTGCGCCTGGGCCGAGAGCGGCTGCGCCTCGGCCAAGGGCCGCAGGCTGGCGCGCAGAAGGTCGGGGTCGAAGGTCGCAGACATAAGGGTTTCCCAGGGTGGCGCGGAACGCGAAACAGGCTTTATCGGCCTGCGATATTCATCTGTCGGGGCAAGCATGGCAAGCTACGCGACCTTCGAGGAATGATCCGTATGCGTCTGCCCTACCGCACGACCCTGCTTGCCAGCCTGCTCGCCCTCCTGTGCGCCGGGGTGCTGTGGGTCGCCTACGACTGGTTCCAGGGACGTTTTCTGCGCACCTTCAGCGAACACACCGCGGTGTTTTCCGGCGACCCGCTGCAACTGCCGCCCGGGCTGGCCGGCAAAGGCGCCATCCGCCTGGTGCATTTCTGGGACCCGGCCTGCCCGTGCAATGTCGGTAACCAGCAGCATCTGGCCGAGCTGATCGAACACTACGGCCCGCAGGGCGTGGAGTTCTACTCGGTGCAGAAGGCCGGCAGCCACGGCCAGTTGCCCGCCACCCTGAGCCGTCTGAAAATCCTCGAC from Pseudomonas chlororaphis subsp. chlororaphis encodes:
- a CDS encoding DUF6436 domain-containing protein — its product is MRLPYRTTLLASLLALLCAGVLWVAYDWFQGRFLRTFSEHTAVFSGDPLQLPPGLAGKGAIRLVHFWDPACPCNVGNQQHLAELIEHYGPQGVEFYSVQKAGSHGQLPATLSRLKILDGLPGSEQIPASPAVAIWDRNGTLAYFGPYSEGLTCNSSNSFIEPILQALHEGRAVSATHTLAVGCYCPWPKQTD